One genomic region from Paracoccus pantotrophus encodes:
- a CDS encoding ligase-associated DNA damage response exonuclease, whose amino-acid sequence MRADSILFPTEAGLFCPEGGFHIDPLKPVERALITHGHSDHARFGHGAVMATAETLEIMRLRMGDGFAGSVQVAEGETRIGGVTVGFHPAGHVLGSSQIAVEAGGCRIVVSGDYARQPNPTCAPFEPVPCDVFVTEATFGLPVFRFPDPAVQVEKLLSSMAEFPDRPHLVGAYALGKAQHVIALMREAGYDAPIAIHGALKVLCDFYAARGVDLGALVPATAEDVAAQLVIAPPSAFASPWVQRFRDPVIGFASGWMAVRARARQRGVELPLVVSDHVDWPALTGTLAELAPAEVWVTHGAEDGVIRWCELAQIPARPLRLVGYEDEAE is encoded by the coding sequence ATGCGCGCCGATTCCATCCTGTTCCCGACCGAAGCCGGCCTTTTCTGCCCCGAGGGCGGCTTTCACATCGACCCGCTGAAGCCGGTCGAGCGCGCGCTGATCACGCACGGCCATTCCGACCATGCCCGCTTCGGCCATGGCGCGGTCATGGCCACGGCCGAAACGCTGGAGATCATGCGGCTGCGCATGGGCGACGGCTTCGCGGGCTCGGTCCAGGTGGCTGAAGGGGAAACCCGCATCGGCGGCGTCACCGTGGGATTCCACCCGGCCGGGCATGTGCTGGGCTCAAGCCAGATCGCCGTCGAGGCGGGGGGCTGCCGTATCGTCGTCTCGGGCGATTACGCGCGCCAGCCGAACCCGACCTGCGCGCCCTTCGAGCCGGTGCCCTGCGATGTCTTCGTGACCGAGGCGACCTTCGGCCTGCCGGTGTTCCGCTTTCCCGACCCGGCGGTGCAGGTGGAAAAGCTGCTCTCCAGCATGGCCGAGTTTCCCGACCGCCCGCATCTGGTCGGCGCCTATGCGCTGGGCAAGGCGCAGCATGTCATCGCCCTGATGCGAGAGGCCGGCTATGACGCGCCCATCGCCATCCATGGCGCGTTGAAGGTGCTGTGCGATTTCTATGCGGCCCGCGGTGTCGATCTGGGCGCGCTGGTGCCGGCCACCGCCGAGGATGTGGCGGCGCAGCTGGTGATCGCGCCGCCATCGGCATTCGCCAGCCCCTGGGTGCAGCGGTTCCGCGACCCGGTGATCGGCTTCGCCTCGGGCTGGATGGCGGTGCGCGCCCGCGCCCGCCAGCGCGGGGTGGAACTGCCGCTGGTCGTCAGCGATCATGTGGACTGGCCCGCGCTGACAGGCACGCTGGCGGAACTGGCGCCCGCCGAGGTCTGGGTCACGCATGGCGCCGAGGACGGCGTGATCCGCTGGTGCGAATTGGCGCAGATCCCGGCCCGGCCGCTGCGGCTGGTGGGTTACGAGGACGAGGCGGAATGA
- a CDS encoding helix-turn-helix transcriptional regulator, whose amino-acid sequence MSRTDRLMRLMDALRRLPAPVTAARLAEETGVSRRQLYRDIATLRAGGALIDGEAGLGYALTEDPALPPQSFSRLEIEALLLAVSGLRSLGDPELTRAGEDALARIIATLPESQGRHAMHTTMRLFREPAQRPSPQVDMALLRQALWEERSLVIDYLDLQGRASTREIWPLGMSYSDNHMMLLAHCRLRQDFRTFHIPRIQAMRPGGESFRPRRVALVREYVLRPCATRLQPG is encoded by the coding sequence ATGTCCCGCACCGACCGGCTGATGCGCCTGATGGACGCGCTGCGCCGCCTGCCCGCGCCGGTGACGGCCGCGCGGCTGGCCGAGGAGACCGGCGTCTCGCGCCGCCAGCTTTACCGCGACATCGCCACGCTGCGCGCCGGCGGCGCGTTGATCGACGGCGAGGCGGGGCTGGGCTATGCGCTGACCGAAGACCCCGCCCTGCCGCCGCAAAGCTTTTCGCGGCTGGAGATCGAGGCGCTGCTGCTCGCCGTCTCGGGCCTGCGCAGCTTGGGCGATCCCGAACTGACCCGCGCGGGCGAGGATGCGCTGGCCCGCATCATCGCCACCCTGCCCGAAAGCCAGGGCCGCCATGCCATGCACACCACCATGCGGCTGTTTCGCGAGCCGGCGCAGCGTCCCAGCCCGCAGGTGGACATGGCGCTGCTGCGCCAGGCCCTGTGGGAGGAGCGCAGCCTGGTCATCGACTATCTGGACCTGCAGGGCCGGGCCAGCACGCGCGAGATCTGGCCGCTGGGCATGTCCTACAGCGACAATCACATGATGTTGCTGGCGCATTGCCGGCTGCGGCAGGATTTCCGCACCTTCCACATCCCGCGCATCCAGGCCATGCGGCCGGGCGGCGAAAGCTTCCGGCCGCGCCGCGTGGCCCTGGTGCGGGAATACGTCTTGCGGCCCTGCGCTACGCGGCTGCAACCGGGGTGA
- a CDS encoding Lrp/AsnC family transcriptional regulator: protein MNDKTLIIDEIDNRLLALLQRDASLSQRELAERVGLSQNACWRRLQRLTEAGVLQGSRAVIDATALGLGLTVFIMIRTRHHDDAWARRFRARIESLPQITEFHRIGGEWDYMAKAVVGGMAGYDALYKQLIADMDLERVTGVFSMETIFEGRPLSPA, encoded by the coding sequence ATGAACGATAAAACTCTCATTATTGATGAAATCGACAACCGCCTGCTGGCGCTGCTGCAGCGCGATGCCAGCCTGTCCCAGCGCGAGCTGGCCGAGCGGGTGGGCCTGTCGCAGAACGCCTGCTGGCGGCGCTTGCAGCGGCTGACCGAGGCCGGGGTGCTGCAAGGCAGCCGCGCGGTCATCGACGCCACGGCGCTGGGGCTGGGGCTGACGGTGTTCATCATGATCCGCACCCGCCATCACGACGACGCCTGGGCGCGGCGCTTTCGCGCCCGGATCGAGTCGTTGCCGCAGATCACCGAGTTCCACCGCATCGGCGGCGAATGGGACTACATGGCCAAGGCGGTGGTGGGCGGCATGGCGGGCTATGACGCGCTTTACAAGCAGCTGATCGCAGACATGGATCTGGAACGCGTCACCGGCGTTTTCTCGATGGAGACGATCTTCGAGGGCCGGCCGCTGTCTCCGGCTTGA
- a CDS encoding ligase-associated DNA damage response DEXH box helicase — protein sequence MILPPEFQDWFARQGWQPHPHQLALLAATGDSLLIAPTGGGKTLAGFLPSLVELAQAARPDGYLENREGRKGLHTLYVSPLKALTADIGRNLARPVAELGLGVRVEDRTGDTGQSQRRRQRVDPPEILLTTPESLALMLSYPEAPAIFGGLRRVVLDELHALAESKRGDQLMLGLARLRQLAPGLRVTGLSATVEDPQALAGFMAGAAPVTVVEADPGPDPDIAMLPTARPAPWSGGGGHHAIPEVLAAIREARTTIIFINTRAQAELFFQALWAANDENLPIGLHHGSLAREQRARVEAAMAAGALRAVVATGSLDLGIDWGAVDLVIQVGAPKNVKRLVQRIGRANHRYNAPSKARIVPANRFEQIECVAALEAVRERDLDGDPRGPGPLDVLCQHIGLTACAAPFDADTLYAEVVTAGPYRGLTRPDFDACLDFAATGGYALRAYDRWQRLVLRGGLWQLRDPRAAKLLRMNVGTIVEAEMVKVRLRGRGGVPLGEVEEGFAASLTPGDSFLIGGRVVRMDAMREMVIEVTPDPTRQPKIAVYSGVKLAMSTQLSHRVLALIGDPARYGALPAQTREWLGLQAAVSALPEPGLLLSESFPHAGLWHFALYGFAGRNALQTLGLLLTREMEEEGLGPLGFLSTDYALLVWSLDAVRDPAPLLDRARLRAGLGDWLGGNAVMKRSFRNVATVAGLIQRNMPGQRKSGRQATFSSDILYDTLRKYDPGHLMLRITAEEAGRGLVDFGRIEEMLDRSPRREHRMLDRVSPMAAPLLLEVGRVPIRGEGRERLAQIEAEALMAEAGLEGIA from the coding sequence GTGATCCTGCCGCCCGAGTTCCAGGACTGGTTCGCCCGCCAGGGCTGGCAGCCGCATCCGCATCAGCTGGCGCTGCTGGCGGCGACCGGCGACAGCCTGCTGATCGCGCCGACCGGCGGCGGCAAGACGCTGGCGGGGTTTCTGCCCTCGCTGGTGGAGCTGGCGCAGGCGGCGCGGCCGGATGGGTATTTGGAAAACAGAGAAGGCCGAAAGGGTCTGCATACGCTCTATGTCTCGCCGCTGAAGGCGCTGACCGCCGATATCGGCCGCAACCTGGCGCGGCCGGTGGCGGAGCTGGGGCTGGGGGTGCGGGTCGAGGACCGGACGGGCGATACCGGGCAGAGCCAGCGCCGCCGCCAGCGCGTCGATCCGCCCGAGATCCTGCTGACCACGCCCGAGAGCCTGGCGCTGATGCTGAGCTATCCCGAGGCGCCGGCGATCTTCGGCGGCTTGCGCCGGGTGGTGCTGGACGAATTGCATGCCTTGGCGGAAAGCAAGCGCGGCGACCAGCTGATGCTGGGGCTGGCCCGGCTGCGGCAGCTTGCGCCCGGGTTGCGGGTGACGGGGCTGTCGGCGACGGTCGAGGATCCGCAGGCTTTGGCGGGGTTCATGGCCGGGGCCGCGCCGGTGACGGTGGTCGAGGCCGATCCCGGCCCCGATCCCGACATCGCCATGCTGCCCACCGCCCGGCCCGCGCCCTGGTCGGGCGGCGGCGGGCATCATGCCATCCCCGAGGTGCTGGCGGCGATCCGCGAGGCCCGCACCACCATCATCTTCATCAACACCCGCGCCCAGGCCGAGCTGTTCTTCCAGGCGCTCTGGGCCGCGAATGACGAGAACCTGCCCATCGGCTTGCACCATGGCAGCCTGGCGCGCGAGCAGCGGGCCCGGGTCGAGGCGGCGATGGCGGCGGGCGCATTGCGCGCCGTGGTCGCGACCGGCAGCCTGGACCTGGGCATCGACTGGGGCGCTGTCGATCTGGTGATCCAGGTCGGTGCGCCCAAGAACGTCAAGCGGCTGGTGCAGCGCATCGGGAGAGCGAACCATCGCTACAATGCGCCCTCGAAGGCGCGGATCGTGCCGGCGAACCGCTTCGAGCAGATCGAATGCGTCGCGGCGCTGGAGGCGGTGCGCGAACGCGACCTGGACGGCGATCCGCGCGGGCCGGGGCCCTTGGACGTGCTGTGCCAGCATATCGGGCTTACCGCCTGCGCTGCGCCCTTCGACGCCGATACGCTTTATGCCGAGGTGGTGACGGCCGGCCCCTATCGCGGCCTGACGCGGCCGGATTTCGACGCCTGCCTGGATTTCGCCGCGACCGGGGGCTATGCCTTGCGTGCCTATGACCGCTGGCAGCGGTTGGTGCTGCGGGGCGGGCTGTGGCAGCTGCGCGATCCGCGGGCCGCGAAGCTCTTGCGCATGAATGTCGGCACCATCGTCGAGGCCGAGATGGTGAAGGTCCGGCTGCGCGGCCGCGGCGGCGTGCCGCTGGGCGAGGTCGAGGAGGGTTTCGCCGCCAGCCTGACCCCAGGCGACAGCTTCTTGATCGGCGGCCGGGTGGTGCGCATGGACGCCATGCGCGAGATGGTGATCGAGGTCACGCCAGACCCCACCCGGCAGCCCAAGATCGCGGTCTATTCCGGCGTCAAGCTGGCCATGTCCACGCAGCTTTCGCATCGCGTGCTGGCGCTGATCGGCGATCCGGCGCGGTACGGTGCCTTGCCGGCGCAGACGCGGGAATGGCTGGGCTTGCAGGCCGCGGTCTCGGCCCTGCCGGAGCCGGGGCTGCTGCTGTCGGAAAGCTTTCCCCATGCCGGGCTGTGGCATTTCGCGCTTTACGGCTTTGCCGGGCGCAATGCCCTGCAGACGCTGGGCCTCTTGCTGACCCGCGAGATGGAGGAGGAGGGGCTGGGCCCCTTGGGCTTCCTGTCCACCGATTACGCGCTGCTGGTCTGGTCGCTGGACGCGGTGCGCGATCCCGCGCCGCTCTTGGACCGGGCGCGGTTGCGGGCGGGCCTGGGCGACTGGCTGGGCGGGAATGCGGTGATGAAGCGCAGCTTTCGCAATGTCGCCACCGTCGCCGGGCTGATCCAGCGCAACATGCCCGGCCAACGCAAGAGCGGGCGGCAGGCGACATTCTCCAGCGACATCCTTTACGACACCTTGCGCAAATACGACCCCGGCCACCTGATGCTGCGCATCACCGCCGAGGAGGCGGGGCGGGGCCTTGTCGATTTCGGCCGGATCGAGGAGATGCTGGACCGCTCGCCCCGGCGCGAGCATCGGATGCTGGACCGCGTCTCGCCCATGGCCGCGCCCTTGCTGCTGGAGGTCGGCCGGGTGCCGATCCGCGGCGAGGGCCGCGAGCGGCTGGCGCAGATCGAGGCCGAGGCGCTGATGGCCGAGGCCGGGCTGGAAGGGATCGCATGA
- a CDS encoding cisplatin damage response ATP-dependent DNA ligase — protein MKAFAALLERLAFTPARNAKLQLLQHYLERTPDPDRGWALAALTGDLELRRVTPSLLRGLAAERVDDQLLALSYDFVGDLAETIALIWPEGAEDDPSLAQAVALLQGTGKAALPGAIAGMLDRLGPSERLAFLKLATGNLRVGVSARMARMALAGMGTPSVPEIEEIWHGLAPPYAALFGWLGGGARPDSAALAPFRPVMLSTPTDLDELRALDPGAYFAEWKWDGIRVQAVSEGGMRRLYSRTGEDISHAFPDVIEAMEFEGSADGELIVRREGAVAPFGELQKRLNRKTVGKGLLASHPAGLRLYDLLLWEGRDLRAEPLEMRRAVLEAVDFGTRIDISPLLDFASWEDLAALRADPPAAVIEGVMIKRRDSAYVAGRPRGPWFKWKRDPMVVDAVLIYAQRGHGKRSGFHSDFTFGLWDGGELVPVGKAYFGFTDAELRELDRFVRQNTVERYGPVRALAPKLVVEVAFEGLNRSTRHRSGVAMRFPRISRIRWDKPAAEADHLETLEAML, from the coding sequence ATGAAAGCCTTTGCCGCCCTGCTGGAGCGGCTGGCCTTCACGCCGGCGCGCAATGCCAAGCTGCAGCTTTTGCAGCATTATCTGGAACGCACCCCGGACCCCGATCGCGGCTGGGCCCTGGCGGCGCTGACCGGCGACCTGGAATTGCGCCGGGTTACGCCCTCGCTTCTGCGCGGGCTGGCGGCCGAGCGGGTCGACGACCAGCTTCTGGCGCTGAGCTATGATTTCGTCGGCGACCTGGCCGAAACCATCGCGCTGATCTGGCCCGAGGGCGCCGAGGACGACCCCTCGCTGGCCCAGGCGGTGGCATTGTTGCAGGGCACCGGCAAGGCGGCGCTGCCCGGCGCCATTGCCGGCATGCTGGACCGGCTGGGCCCGTCCGAGCGGCTGGCCTTCCTGAAGCTCGCCACCGGCAACCTGCGCGTCGGCGTCTCGGCCCGCATGGCGCGGATGGCGCTGGCGGGCATGGGCACGCCCTCGGTCCCCGAGATCGAGGAGATCTGGCACGGGCTCGCGCCACCCTATGCGGCCCTGTTCGGCTGGCTGGGCGGCGGGGCGCGGCCGGACAGCGCGGCGCTGGCGCCGTTCCGCCCGGTGATGCTGTCCACGCCGACCGATCTGGACGAGCTGCGCGCGCTGGACCCCGGCGCGTATTTCGCGGAATGGAAATGGGACGGCATCCGCGTGCAGGCGGTCAGCGAAGGCGGCATGCGGCGGCTGTATTCCCGCACCGGCGAGGATATCTCGCATGCCTTTCCCGACGTCATCGAGGCGATGGAGTTCGAGGGCAGCGCGGATGGCGAGCTGATCGTGCGCCGCGAGGGCGCGGTCGCGCCCTTCGGCGAGCTGCAGAAGCGGCTGAACCGCAAGACCGTCGGCAAGGGGTTGCTGGCCAGCCATCCGGCGGGCTTGCGGCTTTACGACCTGCTGCTGTGGGAGGGCCGCGACCTGCGCGCCGAGCCGCTGGAGATGCGCCGCGCGGTGCTGGAGGCGGTGGATTTCGGCACCCGCATCGACATTTCGCCGCTGCTGGATTTCGCCTCGTGGGAGGATCTGGCCGCGCTGCGCGCCGACCCGCCCGCCGCCGTCATCGAGGGGGTGATGATCAAGCGCCGTGACAGCGCCTATGTCGCCGGCCGGCCGCGCGGACCCTGGTTCAAGTGGAAGCGCGACCCGATGGTGGTCGATGCGGTGCTGATCTACGCGCAGCGGGGTCATGGCAAGCGCTCGGGCTTTCATTCCGACTTCACCTTCGGCCTGTGGGATGGCGGCGAGCTGGTGCCGGTCGGCAAGGCCTATTTCGGCTTTACCGATGCCGAGCTGCGCGAGCTGGACCGTTTCGTGCGCCAGAACACCGTCGAGCGTTACGGGCCCGTCCGGGCGCTGGCGCCGAAACTGGTGGTCGAGGTGGCCTTCGAGGGGCTGAACCGCTCGACCCGGCACCGTTCGGGCGTGGCGATGCGCTTTCCCCGCATCAGCCGCATCCGCTGGGACAAGCCGGCGGCCGAGGCGGACCACTTGGAAACGCTCGAGGCGATGCTGTGA
- a CDS encoding outer membrane protein has protein sequence MAANAGGFTPPIVDSDVTAPVVEAPAGEWAGGYAGLTLGYAFAGDDAVGVNGTTVDKLELGGANAGVRLGYRWQRDRWVIGPELGFEAGNVKDSFSTAGYDAESKVKNLLALRLKTGYVLNSDVLLYGIAGVARAKVEYSITGNGAAIRDDYSKTGYVVGLGAEKKLTDRMSLTGEYEYANFGTENLSDGTFDTNATPDYHNLKLGLNFKF, from the coding sequence TTGGCCGCGAATGCGGGAGGTTTTACACCGCCGATCGTTGACAGCGACGTCACTGCCCCGGTCGTCGAAGCCCCCGCCGGTGAATGGGCGGGCGGCTATGCCGGCCTGACGCTGGGCTATGCTTTCGCAGGCGACGATGCTGTCGGCGTCAACGGCACCACCGTCGACAAGCTGGAGCTGGGCGGCGCCAATGCCGGCGTCCGCCTGGGCTATCGCTGGCAGCGCGACCGCTGGGTCATCGGCCCGGAACTGGGCTTCGAAGCCGGCAACGTGAAGGACAGCTTCTCGACCGCCGGCTATGACGCCGAATCCAAGGTCAAGAACCTGCTCGCCCTGCGGCTGAAGACCGGCTATGTGCTGAACAGCGACGTCCTGCTTTACGGGATCGCCGGCGTGGCCCGCGCCAAGGTCGAGTATTCGATCACCGGCAATGGCGCCGCCATCCGCGACGATTACTCGAAAACCGGCTATGTCGTCGGCCTGGGTGCCGAAAAGAAGCTTACCGACCGCATGTCGCTGACCGGCGAATACGAATATGCAAATTTCGGCACGGAAAACCTATCGGACGGCACTTTCGACACCAATGCCACTCCCGACTATCACAACCTGAAGCTGGGTCTGAACTTCAAGTTCTGA
- a CDS encoding DMT family transporter, producing the protein MDFRAILMGFGFAVLWASAFTSTRMIVTAAPPLTALVIRFGLSAMVAIPLARAMGQSWRLSRAEWRTVILFGLCQNALYLGFSWVAMQYVEASVSAIIASMMPLVVAFLGWLLYGERLRSIAVAGLVAGVAGVTLIMGVRLQHGLDVPGVILCLIGMVALTFATLAARGAGGSRNMMMLVGLQMAVGAALLLVPAVLMEWGRPVEWSAGLLWAFAYTVIAPGIGATWLWFRLVNRIGAVRAATFHFLSPIFGVAIAAALLGERFGTSDVVGALIVAAGILMVQLAKLPAAAPQPSIPAARAIEGRD; encoded by the coding sequence ATGGATTTCAGGGCCATTCTGATGGGTTTCGGCTTTGCGGTCCTTTGGGCCTCGGCCTTCACCTCGACGCGCATGATCGTCACGGCCGCCCCGCCGCTGACCGCGCTGGTGATCCGGTTCGGCCTCTCTGCCATGGTGGCGATCCCGCTGGCCCGCGCCATGGGCCAGAGCTGGCGCCTGAGCCGGGCCGAATGGCGCACGGTGATCCTGTTCGGCCTGTGCCAGAACGCGCTTTACCTGGGGTTCAGCTGGGTTGCCATGCAATATGTCGAGGCGTCGGTCTCGGCCATCATCGCCTCGATGATGCCGCTGGTCGTCGCCTTCCTGGGCTGGCTGCTTTACGGCGAACGGCTGCGCTCCATCGCCGTGGCCGGGCTGGTCGCGGGCGTGGCCGGCGTCACGCTGATCATGGGGGTGCGGCTTCAGCACGGGCTGGACGTGCCGGGGGTGATCCTGTGCCTGATCGGCATGGTGGCGCTGACCTTCGCCACGCTGGCGGCGCGCGGGGCCGGGGGCAGCCGCAACATGATGATGCTGGTCGGCCTGCAAATGGCCGTCGGTGCCGCCCTGCTGCTGGTCCCGGCGGTGCTGATGGAATGGGGCCGCCCGGTGGAATGGAGCGCCGGCCTGCTCTGGGCCTTTGCCTATACGGTGATCGCGCCCGGCATCGGCGCGACCTGGCTGTGGTTCCGGCTGGTCAACCGCATCGGCGCGGTTCGGGCGGCGACCTTTCATTTCCTGTCGCCGATCTTCGGCGTCGCCATTGCCGCCGCGCTTCTGGGCGAGCGGTTCGGCACCTCGGACGTGGTCGGTGCGCTGATCGTGGCGGCGGGCATCCTGATGGTGCAGCTGGCCAAGCTGCCCGCGGCGGCGCCTCAGCCGTCGATCCCTGCCGCCCGCGCCATCGAGGGGCGGGACTGA
- a CDS encoding aminotransferase class V-fold PLP-dependent enzyme, with amino-acid sequence MPPFDSYLARLGDDPMQVIHDGVIGRDAVIDGPFGPRRMIYADYIASGRALRPIEDWVMENVLPWYANSHTEASHCGGIMTRMRRAAREVIGFCTHAGAEHAVIFTGSGATQAINRLVYLLGAGPGATVLIGPYEHHSNILPWRESGAEVVTIPEAATGGPDLAALRAALDRAEGPVIGSFSATSNVTGTLTDVAEVTRILKAAGAKVVWDHAGGAPYLPIDMRLGMDAVVISPHKFIGGPGASGVLILRRDAVLADRPTLPGGGTVRFVSPEGHDYALSLEAREEGGTPNVIGDIRAALVFLTKAAVGEERIDARHAEWLALGMARLRNHPRIELLGNLDAPRLPFFSFRIRDGRGGFVHQQLATRMLSDLYGVQARGGCACAGPYVHHLLGLGPEASARLRAAILAGDEIEKPGFVRLNLCWAAPRAEIEAILDAVCELAEHAADHLAHYRCDRATAIFTPVAAA; translated from the coding sequence ATGCCGCCTTTCGACAGCTACCTTGCCCGGCTGGGCGACGACCCGATGCAGGTAATCCATGACGGCGTGATCGGCCGCGACGCGGTGATCGACGGCCCCTTCGGGCCGCGGCGGATGATCTATGCCGATTACATTGCCTCGGGCCGGGCGCTGCGGCCCATCGAGGACTGGGTGATGGAGAATGTCCTGCCCTGGTATGCCAACAGCCATACCGAGGCCAGCCATTGCGGCGGCATCATGACCCGGATGCGCCGCGCCGCGCGCGAGGTGATCGGATTCTGCACCCATGCCGGCGCCGAACATGCGGTGATCTTTACCGGCTCGGGTGCGACGCAGGCCATCAACCGGCTGGTGTACCTGCTGGGCGCGGGGCCGGGGGCCACGGTGCTGATCGGGCCTTACGAGCATCACTCGAACATCCTGCCCTGGCGCGAAAGCGGCGCCGAGGTCGTGACCATCCCCGAAGCCGCCACCGGCGGGCCGGACCTCGCGGCGCTGCGCGCGGCGCTGGACCGCGCCGAAGGGCCGGTGATCGGCAGCTTCTCGGCCACCTCGAATGTCACCGGCACGCTGACTGACGTGGCCGAGGTCACGCGCATCCTGAAGGCGGCTGGGGCCAAGGTGGTTTGGGACCATGCCGGCGGCGCGCCCTATCTGCCGATCGACATGCGGCTGGGCATGGATGCGGTGGTGATCTCGCCGCACAAGTTCATCGGCGGGCCGGGCGCCTCGGGCGTCCTGATCCTGCGCCGCGACGCGGTGCTGGCGGACCGCCCCACCCTGCCCGGCGGCGGCACGGTGCGCTTCGTCTCGCCCGAGGGCCACGACTATGCCCTGTCGCTGGAGGCGCGCGAGGAAGGCGGCACCCCGAACGTGATCGGCGACATCCGCGCCGCGCTGGTCTTCCTGACCAAGGCCGCCGTGGGAGAGGAACGCATCGACGCGCGCCATGCCGAATGGCTGGCGCTGGGGATGGCGCGGCTGCGGAACCATCCGAGGATCGAGTTGCTGGGCAACCTGGACGCGCCGCGCCTGCCGTTTTTCAGCTTCCGCATCCGCGACGGGCGGGGCGGCTTTGTCCATCAGCAACTGGCGACGCGGATGCTGTCGGACCTTTACGGCGTGCAGGCGCGCGGCGGCTGCGCCTGCGCCGGGCCCTATGTCCATCACCTGCTGGGGCTGGGCCCCGAGGCCTCGGCCCGGCTGCGCGCCGCGATCCTGGCCGGGGACGAGATCGAGAAGCCGGGCTTCGTGCGGCTGAACCTGTGCTGGGCCGCCCCGCGTGCCGAAATCGAGGCGATCCTGGATGCCGTCTGCGAGTTGGCCGAACACGCCGCCGATCACCTGGCGCATTACCGCTGCGACCGGGCGACCGCGATCTTCACCCCGGTTGCAGCCGCGTAG
- the pdeM gene encoding ligase-associated DNA damage response endonuclease PdeM — translation MSGYAFDFHGLRLEARASGALWWPEGAVLVVADLHLGKSERMARRGGPLLPPYEGLATLERLADEVAALDPRAVISLGDGFDDLAAAEALDPLVAAALSRLAQGRDWVWIGGNHDPGAPAGLPGRAADSLRLGRVALRHQAGQGPDISGHFHPAVRLAGERRRAFLLGGDHLLLPAFGAYTGGLLQDDPALAALVPQGLAIACGARAIPLPLGRRRS, via the coding sequence ATGAGCGGATACGCCTTTGATTTCCATGGGCTGCGTCTGGAGGCGCGGGCCTCTGGCGCGCTGTGGTGGCCGGAAGGCGCGGTGCTGGTCGTGGCCGACCTGCACCTGGGCAAGTCCGAGCGCATGGCCCGGCGCGGCGGCCCGCTGTTGCCGCCCTATGAGGGGTTGGCGACGCTGGAGCGGCTGGCGGATGAGGTTGCGGCGCTGGACCCGCGGGCGGTGATCAGCCTGGGCGACGGTTTCGACGACCTGGCGGCGGCCGAGGCGCTGGACCCGCTGGTCGCGGCCGCCCTGTCGCGGCTGGCGCAGGGGCGGGACTGGGTCTGGATCGGCGGCAACCATGACCCCGGCGCGCCGGCGGGCCTGCCGGGCCGGGCGGCGGACAGCCTGCGGCTGGGCCGGGTCGCGTTGCGGCACCAGGCGGGGCAGGGGCCGGACATATCGGGCCATTTCCACCCCGCCGTGCGGCTGGCCGGAGAGCGGCGGCGCGCCTTCCTGCTGGGCGGTGATCACCTGTTGCTGCCGGCCTTCGGCGCCTATACCGGCGGGCTTTTACAGGACGATCCGGCGCTGGCGGCGCTGGTGCCGCAGGGGCTGGCCATAGCCTGCGGCGCCCGCGCCATCCCGCTGCCGCTGGGCCGCCGGCGGTCGTGA
- a CDS encoding glutathione S-transferase family protein yields MLTLYHAPKSRSSTILVLLAELGILDKVEIRQVTIPRQDGSGGRDPANPHPEGKVPYLVNGADHVRERGAIMLYLTDMFPEAGLGPLPGDPGRGQYLSWLSWYQGVLEPVAILNFFKIEHPALMATFRDYDTAIRQLDEVLGQQPWLLGDRFSAADLLIASPLLFFGTDMPRTPAIDAWAQRIQSRPSMARAAGIDG; encoded by the coding sequence ATGCTGACCCTATACCACGCCCCGAAAAGCCGCTCCTCGACCATCCTCGTGCTGCTGGCGGAGCTGGGCATCCTCGACAAGGTCGAGATCCGCCAGGTGACGATCCCGCGTCAGGACGGCTCGGGCGGGCGCGACCCGGCGAACCCGCATCCCGAGGGCAAGGTGCCCTATCTGGTCAATGGCGCGGATCACGTGCGCGAACGGGGCGCCATCATGCTGTATCTGACCGATATGTTCCCCGAGGCGGGGCTGGGTCCGCTGCCGGGCGATCCGGGGCGCGGCCAGTATCTGAGCTGGCTCAGCTGGTATCAGGGGGTTCTGGAGCCGGTGGCGATCCTGAACTTCTTCAAGATCGAGCATCCGGCCCTGATGGCGACCTTCCGCGATTACGACACCGCGATCCGGCAGCTGGACGAAGTGCTGGGCCAGCAGCCCTGGCTGCTGGGCGACCGCTTCTCGGCCGCCGACCTGCTGATCGCCAGCCCCTTGCTGTTCTTTGGCACGGACATGCCGCGAACCCCCGCCATCGACGCATGGGCGCAGCGGATTCAGTCCCGCCCCTCGATGGCGCGGGCGGCAGGGATCGACGGCTGA